The window ctttcttaattttttatatttgtgtagTATTTGAGTTTTATGACGTTGTTtgtgttctatattaaaggatatgtatatattttttaaattcattataaaagtatatccatttttataataaagttataccatatgttagtaagaatagtattttttgtataaaatgtattatgcaaccctctatttaagatAGTTTAGCTAaatgtcataaaataagtataatatgattttagtaatactaacgtattattattttatatgaagttaaaattaagaataatatgtcTAACGAAAGATAACTGCCATGTAAAGATCTTGAGTAAATATACCATATATTctatgcaatatatataaacaacaTCACCCCGCATAATCTCCAAATTATAAcagaatttcattataatgtctTCTAATGTGGTATGTATcctttttcttatattatttgtatgttgcattcctataaattatattaattttaattttagtaatatttatattaatacattttttgtttaattcgtaaaatatattcgtagtGTGGTATAATTAATACGGTTGATAAATATGTTGTTGATGATCCGAACAACCCgggaaaatataattctaCGTATTTGTTAAAATTAGCTTTCCCTAAAAATGACTGTAGTAGTGATGACCAAGAACTTAGCTCTTATTTTATAGCATTGCTAACTTTacttaatgataataataagaaTGAAAATTTAGAGGGTGATAAACTTGTGGAATATgctattttatggttaagttataaactaaatcaaaaaaaagaaaatggaaTGACTATATTAAacgatttttatactaaTAATGTAGTAAAAAATAGTTGTTATTATCAGAAAATAAATGATGGTAGTGATAGTAGTAATAAGATTAATAAggatgttataaaaaaaaaaatagaatcgATGAATAtcgatattaaagatatatctaatttttatgatgcatttaaatcattatgtaacatgtCTAGTGAAATTGGTGCAAATGACTACGAATGCAATAAATGTTTAGAAAATGCTGgagaattttttgaaaaatgtgaaaaagttaaaaatgcttttgatattaataaaggaaGTTCTTATTTACAACTATGGTCTAGTTTATTAAATGATTATGAAGaatttaaaaagaaatataataatcttGGATGTGATAATTTCTCATCACTTGTAGCTTGTCCACGAAGTTcagtaacaaaaaatatactaattACAATTGGAATGATATTTGTTGcagcatcaattttattgggagtttcttataaggtaaataataaagaaattaaaaattattttgattatatatgcaaattttaacaaataaatcgtatattcttaacattttatattagtattcgttatttggatttcggaaacgatttcaaaaacaaaaattaagagaaaagctaaaaaagtAAAGACgaaactgatcattaatatattattcgaagAGTAGTGATTATTCCaagaatagtaataatgattaatatatgttaagaatCTGTCTATttggaagtaatttttgcataatttttatatagtttttatgttgtggaacccatattggggttagggctaagtattatattgtattaaattttttataatttgaacactaattaaatatatgtaccatcctgaatttttaatatcgaGCTGAAGcctaaatatgcaaccaaaaaaggGGTACTggcattaatatgaaaagggccacataacattttttcataaattataatatgtataattgagtgttcatgctgatttaatatgattaaaataaaatgtctatattgtatatattaattaatattatgatatatcataattatttattatataagatTTGTTAACCCAGAGTTATaatgaattatgcatatcataatatatttctttatttgatgaaacattttattcaGTAAAacgtattatttttatcatatttattttaatttaaatcgtatttttataaccgagcagtataataattttatatatcagaGTATAATTCGATTCATTTGGAACAATTggctacattataatataccttcacattaattaaacatattacaaatatataataggcattcataaaatatagattcataaaatatcgatcgaggtTCAACAACACAACAATACCTATAAAAGatgttttatgcatctaaaatttttagtaatacataaaaattacattatagatataggcatactatccttttaatttttgattatatatattataattttatgctaaagttttaaattcaaataatcgaaatagttatatatatatattaatttatttatcataaggcataatattagattaatcactatttatttttaaacttggtagttttgaagtatatataaattggaaatatattataagagttatttgaaaaaatataagtatattaataaaatttcatataatattttgttgtaataattttttaacaattgtaAATGATATGATAGATATaatgcgttattattatattcctatacatataaactagTAAAACATTCTatcaataactaatattgaaatattgctTTATTGTGATAACtttatgtaaataaatattaattttatcgaaaagacgcataataatacattataaaggcataatttttatatatttgttaaagatccaatttgaagtttataattttatattataaaatataaattaatggAGAAAGTGTTAAAtgtctttttattattccatgttatattatcataatttaatgaatcatcattttataatctgaattacatttttgatcgtagaattaataaaatatagaattattaataaattgtttgaatgtatatacattgataactataacaataaaatatataagataaaaatgaacattgTAGAACATTTaacgaatatttatctaaatttatatattaaaaaaggaaatatatcttatctctcccCATCAAAGAGTAATatacatagttttctattatacatTAAAACGTCaccaatagttatttatatgtttaatatttactaagtatgattttaaaaacaatctgcatttaaagacttatttaaacttataaatatattaataaatacgGGCTCGGTCCTAATTGctgttttaaagaatggaaagatggcaaaatatattataaaattatccaataaggtatattggaataaaaataaagttattgagcacattaaaatgaattttgaatttatctatattaaataaaaacaatataaatttatgtatatgcaattaaaaaagtgaacaatgcaacttattttataaatgttataagtTTAGAAAagtctatattatatattataagaaacaagatataaatatttaaaatatattagaaaaaatatatttatatactttaaggattatagtaatgaTGGGTTCCTTAATTGTTTCGATTTTTGCAGTATATTAGTTTTGGGAcaccatttattaaaacaaaatatatggcGGTGTTTCATTCATACGATAAGCcataaatataagtatatattttttaaattcataataaaagtatatccatttttatagtaTAATTATTCCAGATGTTAGTAAAAATgccattttttgtataaaatggatcatatctatatttaatcaaaaatatattaagcaaccctctatttaaggtaatttatcTAATTACCATAAAAAGGAATGTAACATatctttagtaataatattgttt is drawn from Plasmodium yoelii strain 17X genome assembly, chromosome: 2 and contains these coding sequences:
- a CDS encoding PIR protein, whose product is MSSNVCGIINTVDKYVVDDPNNPGKYNSTYLLKLAFPKNDCSSDDQELSSYFIALLTLLNDNNKNENLEGDKLVEYAILWLSYKLNQKKENGMTILNDFYTNNVVKNSCYYQKINDGSDSSNKINKDVIKKKIESMNIDIKDISNFYDAFKSLCNMSSEIGANDYECNKCLENAGEFFEKCEKVKNAFDINKGSSYLQLWSSLLNDYEEFKKKYNNLGCDNFSSLVACPRSSVTKNILITIGMIFVAASILLGVSYKYSLFGFRKRFQKQKLREKLKK